Proteins encoded together in one Anabaena sphaerica FACHB-251 window:
- a CDS encoding precorrin-8X methylmutase, giving the protein MEWHVTDAQSLAIIDSEIGDHVFSPAEYEIVRRVIYATSDFEYKSLIRFSEHALQAGAAALAARTTIVVDVPMVQVGIAYDIQNTFANPVYCSMEALTRPQKERTRSAWGIETLAKRYPEGIFVVGQAQTALTALVDLIEAEEIRPALIIATPAGFINVDSDKERLQESLVPYITIDSRKGNAVVASAIVDGLVDLAWQAYGQDRSGVS; this is encoded by the coding sequence ATGGAATGGCACGTAACTGATGCTCAAAGCTTGGCAATCATTGATAGTGAAATTGGCGATCATGTCTTTTCACCAGCAGAATATGAGATAGTCCGGCGAGTAATATACGCCACGTCTGATTTTGAGTACAAGTCTTTGATTCGCTTTTCGGAACACGCTTTACAAGCAGGAGCAGCAGCACTAGCAGCACGTACTACAATTGTGGTAGATGTGCCAATGGTACAAGTCGGTATTGCCTACGATATTCAAAACACCTTTGCCAACCCGGTGTATTGCAGTATGGAAGCTCTGACTCGTCCACAAAAAGAAAGAACTCGCTCTGCTTGGGGGATTGAAACCCTGGCCAAGCGGTATCCAGAGGGGATTTTTGTGGTTGGTCAAGCCCAAACTGCTTTGACTGCACTTGTAGATTTAATTGAAGCGGAAGAAATTCGACCGGCTTTGATTATTGCTACTCCAGCAGGATTTATCAATGTAGATTCTGATAAAGAACGTTTGCAAGAATCTTTAGTACCTTATATTACTATTGACAGTCGTAAAGGTAATGCGGTGGTAGCATCTGCTATTGTTGATGGTTTGGTTGATTTGGCTTGGCAAGCCTATGGTCAAGATAGAAGTGGAGTAAGTTAG
- a CDS encoding TPM domain-containing protein, producing MQRCFWRQILVSIAVFFFAGSIWAIHSPSALAYENPDLLPDTFTPVVDLAKTLPDPQEEKLVNELEQFETATGWKLRVLTQYDRTPGRAVIKYWGLDDKSILLVADARGGNILSFSVGDAVYELLPRTFWIELQTRFGNLYFVREQGEDQAILQALDSVKGCLLKGGCNVVPGLPREQWILTVITSAIGGVICGFAAQPRNDKQVFAWQWALIFSPLWGILFIAFGIAPVITRTSDWVPLVRNISAFLIGVLVAYLSPGFSRPPSSSES from the coding sequence ATGCAGCGTTGTTTTTGGCGACAAATTTTAGTATCCATTGCAGTATTTTTCTTTGCTGGATCAATTTGGGCGATTCATTCACCATCAGCCCTGGCTTATGAAAATCCTGACTTGCTACCTGACACATTTACCCCAGTGGTTGATTTAGCGAAAACTCTCCCCGACCCCCAAGAAGAAAAACTGGTCAACGAGTTAGAACAGTTTGAAACTGCTACTGGCTGGAAATTGCGAGTATTAACCCAGTATGACCGCACCCCAGGGAGAGCAGTAATCAAATATTGGGGTTTGGATGACAAAAGCATTCTCTTGGTTGCAGATGCTCGTGGTGGTAACATTCTCAGCTTTAGTGTGGGTGATGCGGTTTATGAACTTTTACCCCGTACATTTTGGATTGAACTGCAAACGCGTTTTGGTAACTTGTACTTTGTGCGGGAACAAGGGGAAGACCAAGCCATCCTCCAAGCCTTAGATTCAGTTAAAGGTTGTTTACTCAAAGGTGGTTGTAACGTCGTTCCTGGACTACCAAGAGAACAGTGGATACTCACCGTCATTACCTCAGCTATTGGTGGTGTGATTTGTGGCTTTGCTGCTCAACCCCGCAATGATAAACAAGTTTTTGCTTGGCAATGGGCGTTAATTTTCTCACCTTTGTGGGGAATTTTGTTTATTGCCTTCGGTATTGCTCCAGTCATAACCCGTACTAGCGACTGGGTTCCTCTGGTTCGCAATATTTCCGCTTTCTTAATTGGTGTTTTGGTAGCTTATCTATCTCCAGGTTTCAGTCGTCCTCCTTCTAGTAGCGAATCATAA
- a CDS encoding DUF948 domain-containing protein yields MIDPLFWLGLSILLVAASLTAVLVAAIPALQELARAARSAEKFFDTLSRELPPTLKAIRNTSLEITDLTDDVSEGVKSAGQVVQQVDQSLDNAKKQAQNIQVSTRSLVVGVKAAWKSFTHQKPARRSPERLPMNEKPELTLREREVLRQENKRTHS; encoded by the coding sequence GTGATTGACCCTCTGTTTTGGCTGGGACTGTCCATTCTCTTAGTCGCTGCTAGTCTCACTGCTGTTTTAGTAGCGGCTATACCCGCTTTGCAGGAGTTAGCACGCGCCGCTCGTAGTGCCGAAAAGTTTTTTGATACTCTATCAAGGGAGTTACCGCCTACTCTCAAAGCCATCCGTAATACCAGTTTAGAAATAACAGATTTAACCGATGATGTTAGTGAAGGTGTAAAAAGTGCTGGACAAGTCGTTCAACAAGTAGATCAAAGCCTGGATAACGCCAAAAAACAAGCTCAGAACATTCAAGTCAGCACACGCAGCCTCGTAGTTGGTGTTAAAGCTGCCTGGAAAAGCTTCACGCACCAAAAACCTGCTAGACGCAGTCCTGAACGCTTACCGATGAATGAAAAACCAGAGTTAACTCTGCGAGAGCGAGAAGTGCTGAGGCAAGAAAATAAGCGCACACATTCATAA
- a CDS encoding YtxH domain-containing protein yields MSNNRSGIFIGGLMLGATIGALTGLLAAPRTGRETRKLLKKSADALPELAEDISTSVQMQADRLSANALRNWDDTLERLREAIAAGVDATQRESQALKRPNPAAAENTDSINQNLERL; encoded by the coding sequence ATGTCCAATAATCGTTCTGGAATATTTATTGGCGGCTTGATGCTGGGAGCTACTATCGGTGCTTTAACCGGCTTGCTCGCGGCTCCCCGCACAGGGCGCGAAACCCGTAAACTTTTGAAAAAATCAGCAGATGCCTTACCAGAATTGGCAGAAGATATATCAACAAGTGTGCAGATGCAAGCAGATCGGCTTTCTGCCAACGCACTGCGAAACTGGGATGATACCCTAGAGAGACTGCGGGAAGCGATCGCTGCTGGAGTAGATGCTACTCAACGCGAAAGTCAAGCCCTAAAACGGCCAAACCCTGCTGCTGCCGAAAACACAGATTCTATAAACCAGAATCTAGAACGCTTATAA